In Vitis vinifera cultivar Pinot Noir 40024 chromosome 11, ASM3070453v1, a genomic segment contains:
- the LOC104880781 gene encoding protein DETOXIFICATION 16 isoform X1: protein MDGEDKKPSLESPLISQEAVFHSRNGAKREEILGEVKKQLKIAGPLMLVNVLLYSLQVISVMFVGHLGELALSGACMATSFASVTGFSLMEGEILT from the coding sequence ATGGATGGAGAAGACAAGAAACCAAGTCTGGAATCACCATTGATTTCTCAAGAAGCTGTGTTTCACTCCAGGAATGGAGCAAAAAGAGAGGAGATCTTGGGTGAAGTGAAGAAACAGTTGAAAATAGCAGGGCCTTTGATGTTAGTCAATGTTCTACTATATAGCTTACAGGTGATTTCAGTAATGTTTGTGGGTCATCTGGGAGAGCTAGCTCTCTCTGGTGCTTGCATGGCCACTTCCTTTGCTTCAGTCACTGGCTTCAGCTTGATG
- the LOC104880781 gene encoding protein DETOXIFICATION 16 isoform X2 yields the protein MDGEDKKPSLESPLISQEAVFHSRNGAKREEILGEVKKQLKIAGPLMFVGHLGELALSGACMATSFASVTGFSLMEGEILT from the exons ATGGATGGAGAAGACAAGAAACCAAGTCTGGAATCACCATTGATTTCTCAAGAAGCTGTGTTTCACTCCAGGAATGGAGCAAAAAGAGAGGAGATCTTGGGTGAAGTGAAGAAACAGTTGAAAATAGCAGGGCCTTTG ATGTTTGTGGGTCATCTGGGAGAGCTAGCTCTCTCTGGTGCTTGCATGGCCACTTCCTTTGCTTCAGTCACTGGCTTCAGCTTGATG